The following are encoded in a window of Bacteroidota bacterium genomic DNA:
- a CDS encoding VIT family protein, whose protein sequence is MKSHFLLEQHNFNRTGWLRAAVLGANDGILSTASLVVGVAASHAARGSILIAGVAGLVAGAMSMAAGEYVSVSSQSDTEEADLKVEKKEIAVHNEFEHQELANIYVGRGLDPVLAKQVAEELMAHDALGAHARDELGINDMVKPRPVQAAAASGASFLAGAALPLVVVLISPFAMLIPAVSSSSLIFLAVLGAVAAKTGGAGMVRGSLRVTFWGALALAVTAGIGAIFGTVV, encoded by the coding sequence ATGAAATCGCACTTTCTGCTTGAACAACACAACTTCAATCGAACAGGCTGGCTGCGTGCAGCCGTATTAGGTGCGAACGATGGCATTCTTTCGACTGCAAGTTTGGTCGTTGGCGTGGCTGCGTCACATGCTGCGCGCGGTAGCATATTGATCGCTGGAGTGGCAGGGCTTGTTGCGGGCGCAATGTCCATGGCGGCCGGAGAATACGTCTCGGTCAGTTCGCAGTCGGACACCGAAGAAGCCGATCTGAAGGTCGAGAAGAAGGAAATCGCAGTCCACAATGAGTTCGAACATCAGGAGCTTGCTAACATCTACGTGGGGCGCGGGCTCGATCCTGTTTTGGCGAAACAAGTGGCAGAAGAACTCATGGCTCACGATGCCCTCGGTGCGCATGCGCGCGATGAGCTGGGGATCAATGATATGGTCAAGCCGCGTCCGGTGCAGGCTGCTGCTGCATCGGGAGCCTCGTTCTTAGCAGGAGCCGCATTGCCGTTGGTGGTCGTTCTTATCTCGCCGTTTGCGATGCTCATCCCGGCCGTATCAAGTTCTTCGCTCATCTTTCTTGCTGTGCTTGGTGCCGTGGCGGCCAAAACCGGCGGTGCGGGTATGGTAAGAGGTTCGCTTCGCGTCACGTTTTGGGGTGCGCTCGCGCTCGCAGTGACGGCTGGCATCGGGGCGATCTTTGGCACGGTGGTCTGA
- a CDS encoding NAD(P)H-dependent glycerol-3-phosphate dehydrogenase, which produces MNTAVIGAGAWGTALARVLMERGHSVTLWAHREEFATELRESRENAIYLPGIQIDPEIEITHSPEAIAGKELYVFALPSQATRAVTIGLRQHIARDACYVNASKGIERGSDERVTEIIAESLAVSAARTVVLSGPSHAEEVARRVPTAVVIAGENHDTVRTVQDAFFLPYFRVYSSSDVIGVELAGALKNVIAICAGMIDGAGFGDNTKAALMTRGLAEMRRLGVALGAEEHTFSGLAGLGDLVVTCASRHSRNRYVGEQIGLGRTLADIQASMKKIAEGITTTESARSLARSHKIEMPIIEETYRILFEGKDPREATNDLMTRNPKSERW; this is translated from the coding sequence ATGAATACGGCTGTCATTGGTGCAGGTGCCTGGGGGACGGCACTGGCGCGCGTGCTCATGGAGAGAGGCCACTCGGTTACGCTCTGGGCCCATCGTGAAGAGTTTGCAACTGAGTTGCGCGAATCTCGCGAGAACGCGATCTATCTTCCCGGAATCCAGATCGATCCAGAGATCGAAATCACGCATAGCCCGGAGGCCATTGCTGGCAAAGAATTATACGTCTTTGCCTTACCATCGCAAGCCACGCGTGCAGTTACGATTGGTCTCCGCCAGCATATTGCGCGGGATGCCTGCTACGTCAATGCTTCCAAAGGGATCGAGCGCGGCAGCGACGAGCGGGTGACGGAAATTATCGCAGAGTCCCTTGCCGTTTCTGCGGCACGCACCGTTGTTCTGAGCGGTCCAAGTCATGCGGAAGAAGTCGCGCGAAGAGTGCCAACGGCAGTGGTGATTGCCGGGGAAAACCACGACACCGTGCGCACTGTGCAGGATGCATTCTTCCTGCCTTATTTTCGAGTGTACTCGAGTTCTGATGTCATCGGTGTCGAGTTGGCCGGCGCATTGAAGAATGTCATTGCTATCTGCGCAGGAATGATCGATGGCGCCGGATTTGGAGATAATACCAAGGCCGCTCTGATGACTCGAGGTCTCGCTGAAATGCGCCGATTGGGTGTTGCGCTTGGCGCGGAGGAACATACGTTCAGCGGACTTGCAGGTCTTGGCGATCTCGTTGTCACTTGCGCAAGCAGACACTCACGCAATCGTTATGTCGGTGAGCAAATAGGGCTTGGCCGCACCCTCGCAGATATTCAGGCCAGCATGAAGAAGATCGCCGAAGGCATAACCACAACAGAATCGGCCCGCAGCCTCGCCAGGTCCCATAAAATCGAAATGCCAATTATCGAGGAGACGTATCGTATTCTCTTCGAAGGAAAAGACCCCAGAGAAGCGACGAACGATCTCATGACCAGAAATCCGAAATCGGAGCGCTGGTAA
- a CDS encoding APC family permease, with protein MKLVLIIVLNAGLLGLFVYLLRKKNLLSFMDGGKWWLTWLSIAIITLMDELTSVFYVAAESYLIVGVAAFVFIIATSVLMRFLSSRMIEIAHILEKHGIRGGGVYSFSYLVLGPTMSFAAVASILVDYILTAAISTVAAVGNGGSFFNLSPVVIYILMFAVVWGVASLNIVGIRENARFTFLIFIVAAMILLTLILSAVIDPSPGQFTAATEGVHFTLTGMFGHGLFSGISFMIFGISGVILAYSGIESVIQTAGLVKSWKDIRKAYIFLALTVGIVTPLITMLVLTRTDIDFKAHENDLITYFANVVNGRVFSYLMGGLASFTLIMAVNTAFVASSELLERVAHRYGFDWLIKTNKADSLYRIHIMNATLFSVIIAVTAGSQTMLAHMYAVGLVASFTINMGALVYYRYSRGSEEIPDYHTSRTGTLLIFLLLLSVFAFIGYHKWQGFVLWAITVTIFQIIGFRVAKRRAPEIQQFRKTDSPMELMFRIAEADETKDFHLFFRRQQDTSPLNSDPNVAYITLYSPRSGSPQKLGENHYLLTLFRESLAHRLVALIYMLQYDFADRKIVFHLGWPTSSWLDRFSTGVMVFSLMRLPRRFPAYSFVIEYKGQEHEAAEIQEAEKK; from the coding sequence ATGAAGCTCGTTCTCATTATCGTCCTGAACGCTGGCCTGCTGGGCCTGTTCGTCTACCTCCTGCGAAAGAAGAACCTGCTTTCCTTCATGGATGGCGGGAAGTGGTGGCTGACGTGGCTCTCGATCGCCATCATCACGCTGATGGACGAGTTGACAAGCGTCTTCTATGTCGCCGCGGAATCCTATTTGATAGTTGGCGTCGCCGCGTTCGTCTTTATCATCGCGACATCTGTGCTCATGCGGTTCTTGTCGAGCCGGATGATCGAAATCGCGCACATTCTCGAAAAGCACGGCATCCGTGGTGGCGGTGTCTATAGTTTTAGTTACCTGGTGCTCGGGCCTACGATGTCGTTCGCCGCAGTGGCTTCGATTCTTGTCGATTACATTTTGACGGCTGCGATTTCCACCGTTGCGGCCGTAGGCAACGGGGGTTCGTTTTTCAACCTCTCGCCGGTGGTTATTTACATTCTCATGTTTGCCGTTGTGTGGGGAGTTGCGTCGCTGAATATTGTTGGGATCCGCGAGAACGCGCGGTTTACGTTTCTCATTTTCATCGTTGCGGCGATGATTCTCCTGACACTGATTCTTTCTGCGGTCATCGACCCAAGTCCGGGACAGTTCACCGCGGCCACGGAGGGTGTTCACTTCACACTCACTGGCATGTTCGGGCACGGCTTGTTCAGTGGCATCAGTTTTATGATCTTTGGTATTTCGGGTGTTATTCTTGCCTATTCCGGAATCGAAAGCGTGATTCAGACGGCGGGCTTGGTGAAATCCTGGAAGGACATTCGCAAAGCATACATCTTTCTCGCTCTGACCGTCGGCATCGTTACGCCTCTCATTACGATGCTGGTATTGACTCGCACCGACATCGACTTCAAAGCACACGAGAACGACCTGATCACCTATTTTGCCAATGTGGTGAATGGACGCGTCTTCTCGTATCTCATGGGCGGGCTGGCGAGCTTTACACTGATCATGGCCGTCAACACGGCCTTCGTGGCATCGAGCGAACTTCTGGAGCGCGTCGCGCACCGGTATGGGTTCGACTGGTTGATCAAAACCAATAAGGCGGATTCGCTCTATCGCATTCACATCATGAATGCCACGCTCTTCAGCGTGATTATTGCCGTCACGGCCGGAAGTCAAACGATGCTCGCGCACATGTACGCCGTTGGCCTTGTCGCGAGCTTTACGATCAACATGGGCGCACTAGTCTATTACCGCTACTCACGCGGGAGCGAAGAAATTCCGGACTATCATACGTCGCGCACGGGCACCCTGCTCATATTCCTATTGCTGCTATCGGTCTTCGCGTTCATCGGTTATCACAAGTGGCAGGGCTTTGTACTATGGGCGATCACGGTCACGATCTTTCAGATCATTGGCTTCCGTGTGGCCAAGCGGCGCGCGCCGGAAATTCAGCAATTCCGCAAGACCGACAGTCCAATGGAGCTCATGTTCCGCATTGCCGAAGCGGATGAGACGAAGGACTTTCATCTGTTCTTCCGGCGACAACAGGACACCTCGCCACTGAATTCGGATCCGAACGTTGCATACATCACGCTCTACTCACCCCGCTCGGGATCACCGCAGAAACTTGGCGAGAATCATTACTTGCTGACCCTCTTCCGTGAGTCGCTGGCGCATCGGCTTGTGGCACTGATCTATATGCTGCAGTATGATTTTGCCGATCGCAAAATCGTCTTCCACCTTGGCTGGCCGACCTCGAGTTGGCTCGATCGGTTCTCGACGGGCGTGATGGTCTTTTCGCTGATGCGACTGCCGCGACGCTTCCCGGCGTATAGCTTTGTCATTGAGTATAAGGGACAGGAACACGAGGCCGCCGAGATTCAGGAAGCTGAGAAAAAGTAG
- the plsY gene encoding glycerol-3-phosphate 1-O-acyltransferase PlsY: MLSLVLIVIASYLIGSIPFGIIISKQFRGFDIRSKGSGNMGSTNAFRVLGWKLGLAVQVLDLAKGLGAVLLATYFFNGLPFHNATPFQDITIFRLIAGCSAVLGHVYTIFAGFHGGKGISTAAGMLIGVAPIEIAIVAGIFLLVVVLSGYVSLGSIIAAIMFPTTMFLRENAFGVHIVGYSTLIVFAIGLALFLIFTHRANITRLIEKRENRFDALRIFRKAS, translated from the coding sequence ATGTTGAGTCTGGTTCTCATTGTCATCGCGAGCTACCTGATCGGCTCGATCCCATTTGGGATCATTATTTCGAAGCAATTTCGTGGATTTGACATTCGAAGCAAAGGTTCGGGCAATATGGGCTCGACGAATGCTTTTCGAGTGCTCGGCTGGAAATTGGGCCTCGCGGTCCAGGTTCTCGATCTGGCCAAAGGACTGGGTGCGGTTCTGCTTGCCACCTATTTCTTCAACGGCCTTCCGTTTCATAATGCGACGCCGTTTCAAGACATCACGATTTTTCGTTTGATCGCCGGATGCTCCGCAGTTCTCGGCCACGTCTACACGATCTTTGCTGGCTTCCATGGTGGAAAGGGAATTAGCACAGCGGCTGGAATGCTGATTGGCGTCGCGCCGATCGAAATTGCAATCGTGGCCGGCATCTTCTTACTGGTGGTTGTTCTGAGTGGGTATGTCTCGCTCGGGTCAATCATTGCCGCGATCATGTTTCCGACAACGATGTTCCTGCGTGAGAACGCGTTCGGAGTTCATATCGTCGGATACAGCACGCTGATCGTCTTTGCGATCGGGCTTGCGCTCTTCCTGATTTTTACTCACCGGGCGAATATTACACGCCTGATCGAGAAGCGAGAAAACCGCTTCGATGCATTACGCATTTTCCGCAAAGCGTCATAA
- a CDS encoding DsrE/DsrF/DrsH-like family protein, whose product MAEDKLSKVSIVVSHGSLEGIYPGLIMANGARMEGIEANLFFTFFGLYGILQKYNHKLRIATVGNPAMRLPDAKGFPMPTIMGAIPGMSAIATKMMSKEMEKLDIPPIPEFLEMFHDAGGKIYACKATVDMFHLTNDDFIPQLDQVLTVGEFYEKSVGAQIIFT is encoded by the coding sequence ATGGCCGAAGACAAACTCAGTAAGGTCTCGATCGTCGTTTCGCACGGTTCGCTGGAAGGTATCTATCCGGGCCTCATCATGGCGAACGGCGCCCGGATGGAAGGGATCGAAGCAAACCTATTTTTTACGTTCTTCGGGCTCTACGGTATACTTCAAAAGTACAATCACAAGCTCCGGATTGCAACCGTCGGCAATCCGGCGATGCGTTTGCCTGACGCCAAAGGATTTCCGATGCCGACCATCATGGGAGCGATTCCCGGCATGTCCGCCATCGCGACGAAAATGATGAGCAAAGAAATGGAGAAGCTGGACATCCCTCCAATCCCGGAATTCCTCGAGATGTTCCACGACGCCGGCGGCAAGATATACGCGTGCAAAGCGACGGTTGACATGTTCCACTTGACGAACGATGACTTCATTCCGCAATTGGACCAAGTCCTCACAGTCGGGGAATTCTACGAGAAGTCAGTAGGGGCTCAAATCATCTTCACATAG
- a CDS encoding TusE/DsrC/DsvC family sulfur relay protein, which yields MAVLQINGSSIDVNDEGYMTNHAQWNPDVAAELAKGLGVTLTPAHWRVLNFIDKDFGEKGVVPGIRRMNKVGGIPTKELYDLFPEGPIKKAAKISGYPKPASCV from the coding sequence ATGGCCGTATTACAAATCAATGGATCCTCGATCGACGTGAATGACGAGGGATACATGACCAATCATGCCCAATGGAACCCCGACGTTGCTGCGGAACTTGCGAAGGGTCTCGGCGTCACGCTCACGCCCGCGCATTGGCGTGTGCTGAATTTCATCGACAAGGACTTTGGCGAGAAGGGTGTCGTGCCTGGCATCCGGCGTATGAATAAAGTCGGCGGGATTCCGACGAAAGAACTTTATGATTTATTCCCGGAAGGACCGATCAAAAAAGCGGCGAAAATCTCCGGTTACCCGAAACCTGCAAGCTGCGTTTAA
- a CDS encoding FAD/NAD(P)-binding oxidoreductase translates to MRQLVILGAGTAGTMMANHLHKSIDLHEWQITIVDQYPKHYYQPGFLFIPFGLYSEKDVVKSKREFIPHGVEYLESAIDRIDPRTNSVMLASGTTLNYDILIIATGAKTAPEQTEGLTGSDWRKRIFDFYTFEGATALHAALENWNGGRLVVHITELPIKCPVAPLEFSFLADWWLAERGLRDKTELVYVTPLSSAFTKPICADVMGHTLTDKRINTVTDFNIARVDNDQHQIISWDGREVPYDLLVTIPTNMGDAMIERSGIGDELNFVPTDKHTLQSKVKDNIFVIGDATDVPASKAGSVAHFESEVLTKNILHYMHGEPLTEDFDGHANCYIESGFNKAFLIDFNYELEPMPGTFPLPGIGPFSLLKESYVNHLGKLAFRWIYWNGLLKARPIPGISHTMSRTGKRIPPTVPTDVASEA, encoded by the coding sequence ATGAGACAGCTTGTGATTTTAGGTGCTGGTACGGCCGGTACCATGATGGCCAATCACCTTCATAAGAGTATCGATCTCCATGAGTGGCAAATCACGATCGTGGATCAATACCCGAAGCACTATTACCAGCCCGGATTTCTCTTTATTCCCTTTGGACTCTACTCAGAGAAGGACGTCGTGAAGTCCAAGCGAGAGTTCATCCCGCATGGAGTCGAATATCTGGAATCCGCAATCGACCGGATCGACCCGAGGACAAACAGCGTCATGCTTGCATCCGGGACGACGCTGAATTACGACATCCTCATCATTGCAACGGGAGCCAAAACCGCGCCGGAACAGACTGAAGGATTAACTGGCAGCGATTGGCGAAAGCGTATCTTCGACTTCTATACGTTCGAAGGAGCCACTGCACTCCACGCCGCGCTGGAGAATTGGAACGGCGGCCGACTGGTCGTCCATATTACAGAGCTTCCTATCAAGTGCCCGGTAGCGCCACTCGAGTTTTCCTTCCTTGCAGATTGGTGGCTTGCCGAGCGCGGGCTCCGCGACAAGACGGAGTTGGTGTATGTCACTCCCCTTTCCAGCGCGTTTACAAAGCCTATTTGCGCCGACGTGATGGGACATACGTTGACGGACAAGCGGATCAACACGGTGACCGACTTCAACATCGCGCGTGTCGATAACGATCAGCATCAGATTATCTCCTGGGACGGCCGGGAGGTCCCTTACGATCTTCTCGTGACGATTCCGACCAACATGGGCGACGCGATGATCGAGCGCTCCGGCATTGGCGACGAACTGAATTTCGTGCCGACCGACAAGCATACGTTGCAGTCCAAAGTGAAGGATAATATTTTCGTGATCGGTGACGCGACGGACGTGCCGGCATCGAAAGCCGGATCGGTCGCGCATTTCGAGTCCGAAGTGTTGACGAAGAATATCCTTCACTACATGCATGGCGAGCCGCTCACCGAAGATTTCGACGGCCACGCGAATTGCTACATCGAATCGGGATTTAACAAGGCATTTCTGATCGACTTCAACTACGAGCTCGAACCGATGCCGGGAACATTCCCGCTACCGGGCATTGGCCCGTTCTCCCTCTTGAAAGAGAGCTATGTGAACCATCTCGGTAAGCTTGCCTTCCGATGGATTTATTGGAATGGACTGCTGAAAGCCAGGCCGATCCCTGGCATCAGCCACACCATGAGTCGGACCGGAAAGCGGATCCCACCCACCGTGCCGACTGATGTTGCCTCTGAAGCGTAA
- the speA gene encoding biosynthetic arginine decarboxylase gives MSEQLLSHEQQLTETREYAAATNGLDSSRNFTAADFKTAAEWTIEDAVETYNIDRWGLGYFGINEKGHVTVAPLREQGATMDVMDVISDARDWGLRFPLVLRFQDLLRDRVVGLNRAFADNIKEQNYQGQYLGVFPIKVNQLREVVEEIEDAGRPYNYGLEAGSKPELFAALATHTNPDAIIICNGYKDTAFIRTALMGNRLGKKVIMIAEKVEEVKAIIEVARELGVKPLIGVRIRLAAKSTGIWSTSGGESAKFGLSTMDLVEAIDYLTKMNALDSLELVHFHIGSQVPDILSIKRAIREATRYYAKLLKMGLSGIRYLDVGGGLGIDYDGSRSSFHSSTNYTMEEYAADTVYNIMDVCDEEGVPHPQIVSESGRAIVAHHALLVVQVFGAIEKTKAEYDLTVSQSDHKWIKQLRDIEQRIEINPREALHDTLQIKDESQNAFDLGILDLPTKAKIETFYWHIVEEIAALFKRRAEDPNTEEDVPEEIADLTPHLADQYLCNFSVFQSLLDHWALGQIFPIMPIHRLDQPPTIHGTLVDITCDSDGKVTKFADIRDVRTTLPLHPLKVGEEYFVGFFLTGAYQDIMGDLHNLFGRVNEAHVFLDPDEDSGFYIEETIPGNSISQVLELTQYHEKELVRRMKVQIDEAIKSDRLKPNDAMRLLNEYEKGLQDHTYLTFNGKG, from the coding sequence TTGTCCGAACAGCTTCTTTCCCACGAACAGCAACTGACGGAAACGCGCGAATACGCTGCCGCAACCAACGGTCTTGACTCCTCACGGAATTTCACTGCCGCCGATTTCAAAACGGCAGCCGAGTGGACAATCGAGGATGCCGTCGAGACGTATAACATCGACCGGTGGGGTCTCGGATATTTCGGGATCAACGAGAAGGGCCATGTGACCGTCGCACCATTGCGCGAGCAGGGCGCGACGATGGACGTCATGGATGTAATTTCTGACGCACGGGACTGGGGATTGCGTTTCCCGCTCGTGCTCCGATTTCAGGACTTGCTTCGGGACCGCGTCGTCGGGTTGAATAGAGCGTTTGCCGACAACATCAAAGAGCAGAATTATCAGGGGCAGTATCTCGGTGTGTTCCCGATTAAGGTCAACCAGCTTCGCGAAGTTGTCGAGGAAATCGAAGATGCCGGCCGGCCTTACAATTACGGCCTCGAAGCCGGCTCGAAGCCAGAATTGTTCGCTGCGCTTGCGACGCACACAAATCCCGATGCCATCATTATTTGCAACGGGTATAAAGATACCGCGTTCATTCGCACGGCATTGATGGGCAATCGGCTCGGCAAGAAAGTCATCATGATTGCTGAGAAGGTCGAAGAGGTCAAGGCGATCATCGAAGTCGCGCGAGAGCTTGGTGTGAAGCCACTGATCGGCGTGCGTATCCGCCTTGCCGCAAAAAGTACCGGCATCTGGTCCACTTCCGGCGGCGAATCGGCAAAGTTCGGGCTTTCGACGATGGATCTCGTTGAAGCGATCGACTATCTGACGAAAATGAACGCCCTCGATTCACTCGAACTCGTTCATTTCCACATCGGCAGCCAGGTACCGGACATTCTTTCCATCAAACGGGCGATTCGCGAAGCCACCCGCTACTATGCGAAGCTGCTCAAGATGGGACTCAGCGGCATTCGCTATCTCGATGTCGGCGGCGGTTTGGGCATCGATTATGATGGAAGCCGCAGCAGCTTCCACTCTTCCACTAATTACACGATGGAAGAATATGCCGCCGACACGGTCTATAACATCATGGACGTGTGCGACGAAGAAGGTGTTCCGCATCCGCAAATCGTCTCAGAGTCGGGTCGCGCGATCGTCGCGCACCATGCATTGCTGGTCGTGCAGGTCTTTGGCGCCATCGAAAAAACCAAGGCAGAATACGATCTGACAGTGAGCCAGTCGGACCACAAGTGGATCAAGCAACTTCGCGATATCGAGCAACGCATCGAGATCAACCCGCGTGAGGCTCTGCATGACACGCTGCAGATCAAGGACGAATCGCAGAATGCCTTCGATCTTGGAATTCTTGACTTGCCAACAAAGGCTAAGATCGAGACATTTTACTGGCACATTGTCGAGGAGATCGCCGCACTGTTTAAGCGCCGCGCCGAAGATCCGAATACCGAAGAAGACGTGCCGGAAGAAATTGCCGATCTCACGCCGCATCTTGCCGATCAGTATCTCTGCAATTTTTCGGTCTTCCAGAGCCTGCTCGATCACTGGGCACTGGGGCAGATCTTCCCGATCATGCCGATCCATCGCCTGGATCAGCCGCCAACGATTCACGGCACGCTTGTCGATATTACATGCGACTCTGATGGAAAAGTTACCAAGTTTGCGGACATCCGTGACGTTCGAACAACGCTGCCGCTTCATCCGCTGAAAGTTGGCGAAGAGTATTTTGTTGGATTTTTCCTCACCGGCGCGTATCAGGACATCATGGGCGACCTTCACAATTTGTTTGGCCGTGTTAACGAGGCGCATGTGTTCCTAGACCCGGATGAAGATTCCGGATTCTACATCGAAGAAACAATCCCAGGCAACTCGATTTCGCAGGTGCTGGAACTCACCCAATACCACGAAAAGGAATTGGTACGCCGCATGAAAGTCCAGATTGACGAAGCGATCAAGTCTGACCGGTTGAAACCGAACGATGCGATGCGACTCTTGAACGAGTACGAGAAAGGCTTGCAGGACCACACATATTTGACGTTCAACGGGAAGGGATAG
- the ispD gene encoding 2-C-methyl-D-erythritol 4-phosphate cytidylyltransferase, translating to MRDVGVIIAAAGSGSRFGKVKQFELLGDLALYQYVARTFSSIESIRALVLVGREEEVPTYEAGLRELKLECECHVVSGGATRQESVAKGLDVFRAFDGIEVLLVHDAARALVNPPLIEAVIRAVREHGSAIPGLPVVDTLKRTDGQRIIETVSRENLWRAQTPQGARLELMLGAYDVAPDILRTATDEAQLLERIGEHPWIVPGSESNFKITYPADLERARSVLANASQID from the coding sequence ATGAGGGATGTCGGCGTAATCATCGCAGCGGCTGGAAGTGGCAGCCGATTCGGTAAGGTCAAGCAATTCGAATTGCTCGGTGATCTCGCGCTGTATCAATATGTTGCGCGAACGTTTTCATCAATCGAGTCAATCCGCGCGCTTGTACTTGTCGGCCGTGAGGAAGAGGTGCCCACATACGAAGCCGGTCTACGCGAACTCAAGCTAGAATGTGAGTGCCACGTTGTTTCCGGCGGCGCGACACGACAGGAATCGGTGGCCAAGGGTTTGGATGTATTCCGTGCATTTGACGGCATCGAGGTACTACTCGTTCACGATGCCGCGCGGGCATTGGTGAATCCGCCGCTCATCGAGGCGGTGATTCGGGCAGTCCGCGAGCATGGTTCGGCCATTCCGGGACTACCGGTTGTGGACACACTCAAACGAACAGACGGTCAGAGGATTATCGAAACAGTCTCGCGCGAGAATCTCTGGCGCGCGCAAACGCCGCAAGGAGCACGCCTCGAGTTGATGCTCGGGGCGTATGATGTGGCGCCGGACATACTCCGCACGGCGACTGACGAGGCGCAGTTGCTCGAGCGGATCGGTGAGCATCCGTGGATCGTGCCCGGAAGCGAGTCGAATTTCAAGATTACATATCCGGCCGATCTGGAGCGCGCGCGTTCCGTTCTGGCCAACGCATCGCAGATAGATTAG